A single genomic interval of Alligator mississippiensis isolate rAllMis1 chromosome 15, rAllMis1, whole genome shotgun sequence harbors:
- the LOC102570913 gene encoding sushi, nidogen and EGF-like domain-containing protein 1, which produces MGSAAMGTPLATLLLLLGLALTSALSVAKDTGEPLMYPFGLELGDAATPTEDDGMSPEISIDVPFSFYGQRYRGLYVNNNGVVSFGVSVAQYTPDPFPLADGRPFVAPYWGDVDTRLGGHVYYRQSRDATLLRRLTRDLRAYFPGIHFTATWALVATWDHVAFFGAATTVARKENTFQAVLATDGDISFIMLNYEDIQWTTGIASGGDPLTGLGGTAAQAGFNSGDNTHYYNIPGSRTDNVLNIQRTSNVGVPGRWVFQVDVGISTVAPSTAPPAPPRTTAPPPPPTESSEEDCLE; this is translated from the exons ATG GGCTCCGCTGCAATGGGCACCCCGCTGGccacactgctcctgctgctgg GGCTGGCGCTGACCTCGGCGCTGTCTGTGGCCAAGGACACCGgag agcccctgatGTACCCCTTCGGGCTCGAGCTGGGCGACGCCGCCACCCCCACCGAGGATGATGGGATGTCCCCCGAGATCTCCATCGATGTCCCCTTCTCCTTCTACGGCCAACGATACCGCGGCCTCTAT GTGAACAACAATGGAGTGGTGTCGTTTGGCGTGTCGGTGGCACAGTACACACCCGACCCATTCCCGCTGGCTGACGGGCGGCCCTTTGTGGCACCGTACTGGGGCGACGTGGACACGCGGCTGGGTGGGCACGTGTACTACCGCCAGAGCCGTGACGCCACACTGCTGCGCCGCCTCACGCGTGACCTCCGCGCCTACTTCCCTGGCATCCACTTCACCGCCACCTGGGCCCTCGTGGCCACCTGGGACCATGTGGCCTTCTTTGGTGCTGCCACCACCGTGGCCCGCAAg gagaaCACGTTCCAGGCGGTGCTGGCCACGGATGGCGATATCTCCTTCATCATGCTCAACTATGAGGACATCCAGTGGACAACTGGCATCGCCAGCGGTGGGGACCCCCTCACCGGCCTGGGGGGCACCGCTGCACAg GCTGGTTTCAACAGCGGGGACAACACGCACTACTACAACATCCCAGGCTCACGCACGGACAATGTGCTGAACATCCAGCGCACCAGCAACGTGGGGGTGCCTGGGCGCTGGGTCTTCCAGGTGGACGTGGGCATCAGCACtgtggcacccagcactgcaccccCCGCACCACCCCGCACCAccgcccccccaccaccacccaccgaGAGCAGCGAGGAAGACTGTCTGGA GTGA